Proteins encoded together in one Labrus bergylta chromosome 20, fLabBer1.1, whole genome shotgun sequence window:
- the svila gene encoding supervillin a isoform X14, with translation MYRNPWISNYLTHVKFCSQGLGSETPIKLSNPRLLKKRALSFQKEFTFDEKDDPAKSTKDIDVSLLANLPKVSELRKRFEGGITTSSSDWEMNRKERIARRLEGIEGEVHPSLLPSLVANRLLEEDTPRYTRASDPFEPCGVTVQRYGMEGFEPQEMQLTAPERQSRARVRPDPQSSILTEPVFTSGSTNDTPELESKAERIARYKAERRRQLAERYGISLDQEPDSDCPSRYTRTRKDSDGSEMRGRGGSLGEEGRDVTLSTYTSTSATSPRAGRTAPQHVHPDQGYEMGRTRVDSFSERERLMNLENQRRAAPPEPPSSSSYMDVTAMSSAARVPTKDFPVTGIPPSSPKLSRQHSLTSLKHGASPGDLFIDQQSHSILSRQGSCVSSDIASTEADEEKVDELAKMSVAAKRSLFRELEKSIDGGAPKSRSRNAAVDRRLRRTQDRSRTQPITTEEVVIAATVPAHVPHAVSVHTSVARVPSPTLVYSTVPSYSLQASAQQSSSAREQAREARRARETQEVQVSKPVSVTEEKDHQKIQSHSKDQVSKPVSTMVVKDEERSQSDSNSKAQGPDEPDLCTLSLAEKMALFNRLAQPPTRVTRARGDARQRRANARYQTQPITLGDLEQESSDIDTSDEQELCDSPVEHRQLQNGTSSGYRHLPTSSSASVLKAGGTVSTDHAGDIHITRAAPRVEPLPPSHDRPLPPRQPDVPALRPQESTDHQRSRTLSVGEDGANLGGGKRKLPSPERAVRQAPLPQPQTGGESREEGEEEQRLTTWGGERAVQSSDSRIFHEWQESYQREGNYIDSQKNRAISGELHESSVVTSRAAVCQPPPVADTQADSSGHTAGLVEPEDGEELSDMMMAKTMSIRDRVALLKKSGEQDWRNRINKKQDVAKVAVGDQQAELWEVEQSLKKKEDEALMMIDEFAVSDQLWEPVFASALSPPPEPPFLTPSPDESASQVIRSPRPSHVDERHPWRRKRLAECEMESQSIEAHMSIQERKQLIVSQEESWKSKGHGAANDSTQFTVAARMVKKGLTSTSAMQSPPASSKPKNSSLAISKPQEEIKAMPDLNLESDMKLDKLESFLGKINSKVSGLPEATITVTEKKVKEVMTLEDETFSKFYRQIDELPVTTNKVEIDDDFDAIFGPQVPKLTSEMVQHKRAVRPARNVQSSRNPLKMLAAREDIRYEYTEQRLNIGLLESKRMKAEKMSKNSGLSDVALAGLASKENFSNVNLRSVNISEQMSNNSAVPYKKLMLLQVKGRRHVQTRLVEPRTSSLNSGDCFLLITPHHCFVWTGEFANVIEKNKAAELANFIQSKRDLGCRANYVQVIEEAVNAQSQAAKDFWKILGGQSSFQSAGTPDEDELYEGAIVETNCIYRLMDDKLVPDDDFWAKMPRCSLLNPKEVLVFDFGSEMYIWHGKEVTLAQRKVAFQLAKHLWNGTFDYTNCDINPLDPGECNPLIPKKGQGRPDWAVFGRLTQHNETTLFKEKFLDWSDSRKTPSPTRNSNDQVTDQKEQSASEQPHALDASLMLPLPQGPICTKLDGFNVGRGYGLVEAEDWRSYEISTLGVEVWHILEFDYSRLPLQSIGQFHEGDTYVMKWKYMVSAAVGRRQNPEQQKTAGPGKEKCCYFFWQGRNSTVSEKGTSALMTVELDEERGAQVQVLQGKEPPCFLQCFKGGMVVHSGRREEEEENLQNDWRLYCVRGEVEVEGHLLEVACHCSSLRSRVSMVLLSVSQALIYLWHGCKTQAHSKEVARTAANKIKEHCPLEAGLHSSSKVTIREFDEGTEPAGFWEPLGRRDRKVYDCMLQDPGRFNFTPRLYQLSSSSGEFSAVEFLYPAREPKKVNSMPFLQEDLYAASQPALFLVDNHHEVYLWQGWWPQDSESTGSARMRWDSDRKCAMETVLQYCREKNEKKPPKAYLIHAGLEPLTFTNMFPSWEHREDIAEITEREAEVCNQIILVEDVLARLCKTMYPLSDLLARPLPEGVDPLRLEVYLSDEDFESVGAYGKKALEMSREEYGGLPAWKQVKLKKAKGLF, from the exons CTTCCAGAAAGAATTTACCTTTGACGAAAAAGACGACCCAGCCAAAAGCACTAAGGATATAGATGTTAGTCTCTTGGCCAATCTCCCGAAAG tCTCTGAATTGAGGAAACGATTTGAAGGAGGAATAACCACAAGCTCAAGTGATTGGGAAATGAACAG AAAGGAGCGTATCGCTCGGAGGTTGGAGGGCATAGAAGGCGAGGTGCACCCGTCTCTGCTGCCTAGCTTAGTGGCCAATCGCCTTCTGGAGGAGGACACACCACGATACACCCGGGCATCTGACCCCTTTGAGCCCTGTGGTG TTACAGTACAGCGCTATGGCATGGAGGGATTTGAACCCCAAGAAATGCAGCTGACGGCTCCAGAGCGACAGTCCAGAGCCCGAGTCAGACCTGACCCTCAGTCCTCCATCCTTACAGAGCCTGTCTTTACCTCAGGCTCCACCAACGACACCCCGGAGCTTGAGTCCAAGGCTGAACGCATCGCCCGCTACAAAGCAGAGCGGCGACGACAACTGGCTGAGCGCTATGGCATCTCTTTGGATCAGGAGCCAGACTCGGACTGTCCCTCTCGCTACACTCGCACCCGCAAGGATTCTGACGGATCAGAGATGAGGGGCAGAGGAGGGTCACtgggggaggaagggagggatgTCACCCTGAGTACTTACACCAGTACCTCTGCCACCAGTCCAAGGGCTGGGCGCACAGCACCACAGCATGTCCACCCAGACCAGGGTTATGAGATGGGTCGGACCAGGGTGGACTCGTtctcagagagggagagattgaTGAATCTGGAGAATCAACGCAGAGCGGCCCCTCCTGAGCCACCATCCTCTTCCTCATACATGGATGTGACAGCAATGTCCTCAGCTGCTAGGGTCCCCACCAAGGACTTCCCAGTCACTGGGATACCACCCAGTTCTCCCAAGCTGAGCAGGCAGCACTCGCTCACCTCACTTAAACATGGTGCATCTCCTGGTGACCTCTTCATTGATCAGCAGTCCCACAGCATCCTCAGCAGACAAGG GTCCTGTGTGAGTTCAGATATCGCTTCTACTGAAG CCGATGAAGAAAAGGTAGACGAACTGGCCAAGATGAGCGTAGCAGCCAAGCGCTCCCTCTTCAGG GAGTTGGAGAAGAGCATCGATGGAGGAGCCCCTAAATCACGGTCCAGGAATGCTGCAGTGGACAGGAGACTAAGAAGGACACAAGACCGATCCAGAACTCAGCCGATCACCACCGAGGAAGTCGTCATTGCTGCCAC CGTCCCCGCTCACGTGCCCCACGCGGTGTCTGTTCACACCTCTGTAGCACGCGTCCCTAGCCCGACCTTAGTTTACAGCACTGTCCCCTCATACAG CCTGCAGGCATCTGCACAGCAGAGCTCCTCCGCCCGGGAGCAGGCACGGGAGGCCCGGCGTGCTCGGGAAACCCAGGAGGTCCAGGTCTCCAAACCAGTTTCTGTGACGGAAGAAAAAGACCATCAGAAGATCCAGAGTCATAGCAAGGACCAGGTATCTAAACCGGTGTCCACAATGGTGGTAAAAGACGAGGAGAGGAGTCAGAGTGATAGTAACAGCAAGGCTCAGGGTCCGGACGAGCCTGATCtttgcaccctcagcctggcaGAAAAGATGGCGCTGTTCAACCGGCTTGCTCAGCCTCCCACCAGGGTGACCCGCGCCAGAGGGGACGCACGCCAGCGCAGGGCCAACGCTCGCTACCAGACTCAACCCATCACACTGGGAGATCTGGAGCAG GAGTCTTCAGACATAGACACCAGTGATGAACAGGAGCTCTGCGACAGCCCCGTAGAGCACCGACAA CTTCAAAACGGTACTTCCTCCGGGTACAGGCACCTCCCTACCTCATCATCCGCCTCTGTTCTGAAGGCTGGAGGCACCGTCTCCACCGACCACGCTGGAGACATCCACATAACCAGAGCAGCACCCAGAGTCGAACCCCTCCCTCCTAGCCATGACAGGCCTCTGCCTCCTCGCCAGCCAGACGTCCCAGCACTGAGACCCCAGGAGTCGACAGATCACCAGAGGTCCAGGACTTTATCGGTGGGTGAAGACGGAGCGAATCtgggaggaggaaagaggaagcTGCCTTCTCCTGAGAGGGCAGTAAGGCAGGCCCCTTTGCCCCAGCctcagactggaggagagagtagagaggagggggaagaggagcaGCGGCTGACCACTTGGGGTGGAGAGAGAGCCGTGCAGAGCTCGGACAGCCGCATATTCCACGAGTGGCAGGAGTCGTATCAGAGAGAGGGAAACTATATAGACAGCCAGAAGAACAGAGCCATCAGTGGAG AGCTGCATGAGTCCAGTGTGGTAACGTCCAGAGCAGCAGTGTGTCAGCCTCCTCCAGTGGCAGACACTCAGGCAGACAGCAGCGGACACACAGCCGGCCTAGTGGAGCCCGAAGACGGAGAAGAACTGAGCGACATGATGATGGCCAAAACCATGTCCATTAGAGACAG AGTGGCCCTGTTGAAGAAGAGCGGCGAGCAGGACTGGAGGAACAGGATCAATAAGAAACAGGATGTGGCAAAGGTTGCCGTGGGTGACCAGCAGGCTGAGCTCTGGGAGGTGGAGCAGAGCCTCAAGAAGAAG GAGGATGAAGCTCTGATGATGATCGATGAGTTTGCTGTGTCCGACCAGCTTTGG GAGCCAGTCTTtgcctctgctctctctcctcctcctgagccTCCTTTCCTAACTCCTTCCCCTGATGAGTCAGCCAGCCAG GTCATCAGATCACCCAGGCCCTCGCATGTGGATGAGCGACACCCCTGGAGAAGGAAG CGGCTAGCTGAGTGTGAGATGGAGAGCCAGAGCATCGAGGCTCACATGTCCATTCAGGAGAGGAAACAGCTCATAGTCTCCCAAGAGGAGTCCTGGAAGAGTAAAGGCCACGGGGCTGCCAACGACTCCACGCAGTTCACTGTGGCTGCACGCATGGTGAAGAAAG GGTTAACCTCCACCTCAGCTATGCAGTCTCCGCCAGCATCGTCCAAACCCAAGAACAGCAGCCTGGCCATCTCCAAACCACAGGAAG AGATCAAGGCCATGCCAGACCTGAACCTGGAGTCCGACATGAAGCTGGATAAACTGGAGTCATTCCTTGGCAAGATCAACAGTAAAG TGTCTGGACTGCCGGAAGCAACCATCACAGTAACAGAGAAGAAAGTAAAGGAAGTGATGACCCTCGAAGATGAAACTTTCTCTAAGTTTTACCGACAAATTGATGAACTCCCCGTCACCACCAACAAGGTGGAGATAGACGACGACTTTGATGCCATCTTTGGTCCCCAGGTGCCAAA GCTGACCTCAGAGATGGTGCAGCACAAGCGAGCAGTGCGCCCGGCACGTAACGTCCAGTCATCGAGGAACCCTCTAAAGATGCTAGCTGCCAGGGAGGACATCAGATACGAGTACACGGAGCAGAGGCTCAACATCGGCCTGCTGGAGAGCAAGAGGATGAAGGCTGAGAAGA TGAGTAAAAACTCGGGGCTCTCGGATGTGGCTCTTGCCGGTCTGGCCAGCAAGGAGAACTTCAGCAACGTCAACCTGCGCAGCGTCAACATCTCCGAGCAGATGTCCAATAACAGCGCCGTGCCTTACAAGAAACTCATGCTCTTGCAGGTCAAAG GTCGACGGCACGTCCAGACCAGACTAGTGGAGCCCAGAACGTCCTCACTGAACAGCGGTGATTGTTTCCTGCTCATTACGCCGCACCACTGCTTCGTTTGGACCGGAGAGTTCGCAAACGTCATCGAGAAGAACAAG GCTGCAGAGTTAGCAAACTTTATCCAGAGCAAGAGAGATTTGGGTTGCCGTGCCAACTATGTCCAGGTCATCGAGGAGGCCGTCAACGCTCAAAGCCAAGCTGCAAAGGATTTCTGGAAGATCCTTGGAGGGCAGTCGAGCTTCCAGT CTGCAGGAACTCCAGATGAAGACGAGTTGTACGAGGGAGCCATCGTGGAGACAAACTGTATTTACCGCCTGATGGATGACAAACTGGTCCCAGATGATGATTTCTGGGCCAAGATGCCCCGTTGTTCCCTGCTCAACCCCAAGGAG gTTCTAGTGTTTGATTTTGGAAGTGAGATGTACATCTGGCATGGAAAGGAAGTGACGCTCGCACAGAGGAAGGTGGCCTTCCAGCTGGCCAAGCACCTGTGGAACGGCACCTTTGACTACACAAACTGTGACATCAACCCACTCGACCCTGGGGAGTGTAACCCACTCATACCCAA AAAAGGTCAGGGCCGACCTGACTGGGCCGTGTTTGGCAGACTGACGCAACACAATGAAACCACTTTGTTCAAAGAGAAGTTCCTGGACTGGAGCGACTCCAGGAAAACACCCAGTCCTACAAGAAACTCCAACGATCAAGTCACTGATCAGAAG GAGCAGTCCGCCTCTGAACAGCCACATGCGTTGGATGCCTCCCTGATGCTGCCCCTCCCTCAGGGGCCCATCTGCACCAAACTGGACGGGTTCAACGTGGGGCGGGGCTACGGCCTGGTGGAGGCAGAGGACTGGAGGAGCTATGAGATCAGCACCCTGGGGGTGGAGGTTTGGCACATCCTGGAGTTCGACTACAGCCGTCTGCCGCTGCAAAGCATCGGTCAGTTTCATGAGGGGGACACATACGTGATGAAGTGGAAGTACATGGTCAGCGCTGCAG TTGGAAGGAGACAGAACCCAGAGCAGCAGAAGACAGCGGGGCCCGGGAAGGAGAAGTGCTGCTACTTCTTTTGGCAGGGCCGCAACTCCACCGTCAGCGAGAAAGGAACATCCGCACTGATGACAGTGGAGCTGGACGAGGAGCGGGGAGCACAG GTTCAGGTCCTGCAGGGTAAAGAGCCTCCGTGTTTCCTGCAGTGCTTCAAAGGAGGGATGGTCGTCCACTcagggaggagggaagaggaggaggagaacttGCAAA ATGACTGGCGCCTGTATTGCGTGCGtggagaggtggaggtggagggccACCTGCTGGAGGTGGCCTGTCACTGCAGCAGCCTGCGCTCCAGGGTCTCCATGGTGCTGCTGAGCGTCAGCCAGGCTCTCATCTACCTGTGGCACGGCTGCAAAACTCAGGCACACTCAAAGGAGGTGGCACGCACGGCCGCCAACAAAATCAAAGAGCA tTGTCCTCTGGAAGCAGgcctccacagcagcagcaaggTTACCATCCGGGAATTTGACGAGGGAACGGAGCCCGCGGGATTCTGGGAACCACTTGGGAGGAGAGACCGGAAAGTGTATGACTGCATGCTGCAAG ACCCGGGAAGATTTAACTTCACACCTCGTCTGTACCAGCTGAGCAGCAGCTCGGGGGAGTTTTCAGCTGTAGAGTTTCTTTATCCTGCCAGAGAACCCAAAAAGGTCAACTCCATGCCTTTCCTGCAGGAGGACCTCTATGCAGCTTCACAGCCAG CCCTGTTCCTGGTGGACAACCACCATGAAGTGTATCTGTGGCAGGGCTGGTGGCCTCAGGACAGTGAAAGCACCGGCTCGGCCAGGATGCGCTGGGACTCAGACAGGAAGTGTGCCATGGAGACTGTGCTGCAGTACTGTAGAG AAAAGAACGAGAAGAAGCCTCCCAAAGCGTACCTGATCCACGCCGGTCTGGAGCCGCTCACCTTCACCAACATGTTCCCCAGCTGGGAGCACCGAGAGGACATCGCTGAGATCACGGagagg GAGGCAGAGGTGTGTAACCAGATTATCCTGGTCGAGGACGTGTTGGCCCGGCTGTGTAAGACCATGTACCCCCTGTCAGATCTTTTGGCCCGACCACTGCCAGAGGGAGTGGACCCTCTTCGCCTGGAGGTCTACCTGTCTGATGAGGACTTTGAG AGTGTAGGGGCTTATGGGAAG AAAGCCCTGGAGATGAGCAGAGAGGAGTACGGGGGTTTGCCCGCCTGGAAGCAGGTGAAGTTGAAGAAAGCCAAAGGACTTTTCTAA